One Panicum virgatum strain AP13 chromosome 9K, P.virgatum_v5, whole genome shotgun sequence genomic region harbors:
- the LOC120646674 gene encoding uncharacterized protein LOC120646674 — MQLSFLPHFAMCCLALSFLLPSHAAATAPPAGTIQRVTKQQILASIPPHWDENPVLFLTSPSGKYAAYFMRSQTAPGAGGLGADFCYVEVLDTAAPGAEGRSVWESECLAVSTVNTCALVFSWNGLEVFDGSTSVWHTHDAQSDEHNFLETLQLVDQGDMRILDKGGELAWKASDEPRAAQHCGMPGSPGLASALPPFAEPIGHGSSDLPFGSDGNGGADDGAGAGVGGVAQPEAPLLAPLPQPELPLAPLPQEDDEFGGAAAAGQGQAGAAAGQAFGFGNQPLVDNSPYDSGALKHGCSLGGISVALGFSVAVAMGLGL, encoded by the coding sequence ATGCAGCTTAGCTTTCTTCCCCATTTTGCCATGTGCTGCCTCGCGCTATCCTTTCTGCTCCCGTCCcacgccgcggcgacggcgccgccggccggcacgATCCAGCGCGTGACCAAGCAGCAGATCCTGGCGAGCATCCCGCCGCACTGGGACGAGAACCCCGTGCTGTTCCTGACCTCGCCGTCGGGCAAGTACGCGGCCTACTTCATGCGCAGCCAGAcggcccccggcgccggcggcctcggcgccgaCTTCTGCTACGTGGAGGTGCTGGACACGGCGGCGCCCGGTGCGGAGGGCCGGAGCGTGTGGGAGTCGGAGTGCCTGGCCGTGAGCACGGTGAACACGTGCGCGCTCGTCTTCTCGTGGAACGGGCTGGAGGTGTTCGACGGGAGCACCTCGGTGTGGCACACCCACGACGCCCAGTCCGACGAGCACAACTTCCTCGAGACGCTGCAGCTGGTGGACCAGGGCGACATGCGCATCCTCGACAAGGGCGGGGAGCTGGCGTGGAAGGCCAGCGACGAGCCCCGCGCCGCGCAGCACTGCGGGATGCCCGGCTCGCCCGGCCTGGCCTCCGCGCTGCCCCCGTTCGCCGAGCCCATCGGGCACGGGAGCAGCGACCTGCCCTTCGGCAGCGATGGCaacggcggcgccgacgacggTGCCGGCGCCGGAGTTGGCGGCGTGGCGCAGCCCGAGGCACCACTGCTGGCGCCTTTGCCGCAGCCCGAGCTGCCGCTCGCGCCGTTGCCGCAGGAAGATGACGAGttcggaggcgccgccgccgcggggcaggGGCAGGCCGGGGCGGCCGCGGGGCAGGCGTTCGGGTTCGGCAACCAGCCGCTGGTGGACAACAGCCCGTACGACAGCGGGGCGCTGAAGCATGGATGCAGCCTCGGTGGGATCTCAGTTGCTTTGGGTTTCAGCGTCGCCGTTGCCATGGGTTTGGGTCTCTGA
- the LOC120646675 gene encoding proline-rich protein 4-like has protein sequence MGTRLPQVAALLAALLAVSFGAAAWKAEAAAAPPVVVGSIKCLDCSPNGVNAEDTLQGLQVAIKCRSAADESYETKAVGALDDAGVFRIPLAADLLRDDGSLDGDCFAQLHSAPDTPCVGQAPPRIAPSLSQDGTADTASATYLEAAADTVFSPVACACGKKKKHFMFGPPPPPPPPRPTPNPPTPTPTYGPPTPTPTPVPEPRPPAPEEPEPFFKKKPKMKFMHRKKPCPPLADDDTTPPAAGGQQEKLAKKPN, from the exons ATGGGGACTCGTCTTCCTCAAGTCGCGGCTCTTCTCGCTGCGCTCTTGGCCGTCAGCTTCGGCGCAGCGGCTTGGAAGgccgaggcggcagcggcgccgccggtcGTGGTTGGCTCGATCAAGTGCCTCGACTGCTCCCCCAACGGTGTCAATGCCGAAGATACCCTCCAAG GCCTGCAGGTAGCGATCAAGTGCAGATCCGCCGCCGACGAGTCCTACGAGACGAAGGCGGTCGGCGCCCTCGACGACGCCGGCGTCTTCCGCATCCCTCTCGCCGCCGATCTCCTGCGCGACGACGGGAGCCTGGACGGCGACTGCTTCGCCCAGCTCCACAGCGCGCCCGACACGCCGTGCGTCGGCCAGGCGCCGCCCAGGATCGCGCCCAGCCTGAGCCAGGACGGCACCGCCGACACCGCCAGCGCGACCTACCTCGAGGCCGCGGCCGACACGGTGTTCTCCCCCGTCGCGTGCGCCTgcggaaaaaagaagaagcactTCATgttcggcccgccgccgccgccgccgccgcccaggccgaCCCCGAACCCCCCGACGCCCACGCCGACGTACGGACCCCCgacgcccacgcccacgcccgtGCCGGAGCCCAGGCCCCCGGCGCCGGAGGAGCCCGAGCCGTTCTTCAAGAAGAAGCCGAAGATGAAATTCATGCACAGGAAGAAGCCgtgcccgccgctcgccgacgACGACACGACCCCGCCCGCGGCAGGCGGGCAGCAGGAAAAGCTCGCCAAGAAACCGAACTag